In Helianthus annuus cultivar XRQ/B chromosome 3, HanXRQr2.0-SUNRISE, whole genome shotgun sequence, a single window of DNA contains:
- the LOC110929924 gene encoding beta-glucosidase 18 encodes MKLKIPTISLFFFLISTPATLLEASNNGNRGFTLEENEDTHIKRSDFPSGFLFGTATSAYQVEGAYLEDGKSLSNWDVFSHSGGCEENGDIADDHYHMFLGDIELMHSIGIQAYRFSITWARILPRGRFGKVNPAGIMFYNKIIDNLILKGIEPFVTINHVDLPQELEDRYGSWLNPEMQEEFVYLAETCFKSFGDRVKYWITINEPQLLAELAYEWGVFPPCRCSEPFGNCLDGNSDVEPIIVMHNLLLAHGRAAKLYHEYFQPTQGGSIGLAVHAYMYEPLTDSELDHQAAKRAFAFHSGWTLDPSIFGDYPEELKEYLGYALPSFSLDEKNFMTNSIDFIGINHYSSIYVKDCTNASCSATGNRAIQGFLEAVGERDGVPIGEHTGARNSYVVPKGMEEIVNLIKIRYNNKPMFITENGYSTPDLHEQRVDELTNDVKRIEYHTKYLASLAKSIRGGADVRGYFAWSFMDSYEWLYGYDVRFGLYHVDRQTLARTPKLSASWYKNFLSNNSDFVFMETSRDNIY; translated from the exons ATGAAACTGAAAATACCCACCATTTCTCTCTTCTTCTTTCTCATTTCTACTCCTGCAACACTTCTTGAAGCCTCCAACAATGGCAACAGAGGATTTACACTTGAAGAAAACGAAGACACCCACATCAAAAGATCCGATTTTCCATCCGGGTTTCTCTTCGGAACAGCCACTTCTGCTTACCAAGTTGAAGGAGCCTATCTTGAAGACGGAAAATCGTTAAGCAACTGGGATGTATTCAGTCACTCTGGAG GTTGTGAGGAGAATGGAGATATTGCTGATGATCATTATCATATGTTCTTG GGAGATATTGAATTAATGCATTCCATTGGCATACAAGCATACAGATTTTCTATAACTTGGGCTAGAATTCTTCCAA GAGGAAGGTTTGGTAAAGTCAATCCTGCAGGCATCATGTTCTATAACAAGATCATAGACAATCTGATTCTAAAAG GAATCGAACCATTTGTGACGATTAACCATGTAGACCTTCCTCAGGAACTTGAAGACAGATATGGTTCTTGGCTAAACCCCGAAATGCA GGAAGAGTTTGTATATTTAGCAGAAACATGTTTCAAGTCATTTGGAGACCGAGTGAAGTATTGGATCACCATAAACGAGCCTCAATTACTCGCAGAATTGGCTTACGAGTGGGGGGTTTTCCCACCATGTCGTTGCTCAGAGCCTTTTGGAAACTGTCTTGATGGAAATTCAGATGTCGAGCCTATCATCGTTATGCACAACTTATTATTGGCCCATGGCAGGGCAGCCAAGCTATATCATGAATACTTCCAG CCTACACAAGGTGGCTCAATTGGACTCGCTGTTCACGCTTACATGTATGAACCGCTAACGGATAGTGAACTTGATCACCAAGCTGCCAAAAGGGCATTTGCTTTTCATTCTGGCTG GACACTTGATCCCTCCATATTTGGAGACTACCCGGAAGAACTTAAGGAATACCTTGGTTATGCTTTGCCAAGTTTCTCCCTTGATGAAAAGAATTTTATGACGAATAGTATAGATTTTATTGGCATCAACCATTATTCGAGTATATATGTCAAGGATTGTACTAATGCTAGTTGCTCCGCAACTGGAAATCGCGCAATCCAAGGTTTTCTGGAGGCAGTTGGAGAGCGTGATGGTGTGCCAATTGGTGAACAT ACGGGGGCACGAAATTCATATGTTGTCCCTAAAGGCATGGAAGAGATTGTTAACCTTATCAAGATTCGATACAATAACAAACCCATGTTTATCACTGAAAATG GATATTCGACACCAGACTTGCACGAGCAAAGAGTTGATGAGCTAACTAATGATGTCAAGCGaattgaatatcacaccaaatACCTTGCTTCATTAGCAAAGTCTATTAG AGGAGGAGCAGATGTACGTGGATATTTCGCATGGTCATTTATGGATAGTTATGAATGGTTATATGGTTACGATGTTAGGTTCGGATTATACCATGTGGATCGACAAACTCTAGCTCGGACGCCAAAGCTTTCTGCATCATGGTATAAGAATTTTCTGTCCAACAACAGTGATTTTGTCTTTATGGAAACTTCACGGGACAACATTTATTAA